One window of Myxocyprinus asiaticus isolate MX2 ecotype Aquarium Trade chromosome 6, UBuf_Myxa_2, whole genome shotgun sequence genomic DNA carries:
- the LOC127442789 gene encoding protein canopy-1-like: MSPWIKQIGFILLAVFMLPNTTESKKDDVLYCSACMAIAEELNHSISQTDPKKTIHVGGFRLNPDGSLNDKKVPLARSETHLTELLEGVCNSMSDYALYEDPVTKEKSYKRFAPRGNDGGNFPDFKNFKFDGPESSSALKFACESIVEELEDNIISLFASEADHVAKKLCSEVSGHCKSSFFQHSEL; this comes from the exons ATGTCACCATGGATTAAACAGATTGGCTTTATTCTCTTGGCTGTGTTCATGTTGCCCAATACAACAGAGTCAAAGAAAGATGATGTGCTGTACTGTTCAG CCTGTATGGCAATTGCAGAGGAACTGAACCATTCAATCAGTCAAACTGATCCAAAAAAGACAATTCATGTTGGTGGATTCAGACTCAACCCCGATGGAAGTCTTAATGATAAAAAG GTTCCTCTTGCTAGGTCAGAAACTCACTTAACAGAACTGCTGGAAGGAGTTTGCAATAGCATGAGCGATTATGCTCTCTATGAGGACCCGGTCACCAAAGAAAAGAGCTACAAGAGATTTGCACCCAGAGGAAATGATGGCGGAAATTTTCCAGATTTCAAAAATTTTAAGTTCGATGGACCAGAGAGCTCCAGTGCTTTGAAGTTTGCA TGTGAAAGCATTGTTGAAGAGTTGGAAGATAATATCATCTCTCTCTTCGCCAGTGAGGCAGACCATGTCGCTAAGAAGTTGTGCAGTGAAGTATCAG GTCACTGTAAGAGCTCTTTTTTCCAGCACAGCGAACTTTAG